One Pseudobutyrivibrio xylanivorans genomic window, GCAATCCTTTAAGCCGGGAGAAATCACACCGGAGGAAGCGAATCAGGTAGGCTATGAAACCGCCATGCGATTTACCAAAGGCAATCATGCTTTTATCGTAGCAACTCATACGGATAAGGCGCATATTCATAATCACATTATCTTTAATTCTACGAGTCTTGACTGCACCCATAAGTTTAGAGATTTCTTTTTTGTTGGTCTTGCTTTGCAGAGATTATCAGATATCATCTGCTTAGAGCATGGCTTGTCTGTCATAGAAAAGAAGAAGCCAAGTGAGCGTGTTAAACGAACGACTTATCCTGAGAAGAAATCTTTCCGCGATGATATCAGAGATGCGATTGATCAGGTTCTTAAGGAGGGCAGCGCAAAAGATTTTGATGAGCTGCTTTATAAACTGGAAGATGCCGGATACGAGATTAAGCGTGGAAAGCATACTTCTCTAAAAGGAAAAGATCAGAAACGCTTCATACGGCTACGTTCCCTGGGTGATGGTTATACAGAAGATGACCTTAAGAAGATTCTTGCTGGTGAGATGGAGCATGCATTTGAAGATAATGAAAAAGCTGAGAAACAGCCAAAGACTTACCAGCGAAAAAAGGAAGATCATGAGTTTGACCTTCTTATCGATATTCAAAAGAAGCTGGCTCAGGGCAAAGGAAATTATTATGTCCGCTTTGCCAAGAACTTTAATACAAAGCAGGTGGCCAAGGCAGTTTTATATCTGAAGCAGCATGACATCCGAAGCTACGATGATCTGGAGAAAAATGTGAAAACAGCAACAGAGCGATTTACGAAAATTTCAGCTTCCATTAAAGAAAAGGAGAAGCGGCTTGCTGAGATTCAGGTTTTGAAGAAATATATCTTTGATTACTTCAAGACCAAAGACGTATATGCGGATTATCGTAAATGCGGATACAGCAAGAAGTTCTTAGAAGAGCATAGACAGGAAATCCTGATTCATAAGGCAGCCAAGAGTGCTTTTGATGAGCTTCATTTGAAGAAGCTTCCTAAGGTAAAAGATCTCAGTGCAGAGTATGCCGAAATCCTTGCAGAAAAGAAAAAGCTGTACGGTGAATATCGTCAGGTTAAGAAAGATATGCAGGAGATTCAAAGAGCAAAATACGATATCGACCAGTTCCTTAAAAGCGATGAAGAGCAGAAGAAGGAACGTGTCAGAAAACACAATATTACTCGATAATTCTATTTGGGGAATCTGTAGGTTTAATACTTATGGATTCCCCTCTTTTTTCATTTCTGAAGAAAATTCCAACGGAAGAAAATAGTGATTCGTAAGAATTGCGTAGCCAAGCGTTTAGCTTGTTCAAGGGGATTGGGGATGTGCCACCA contains:
- a CDS encoding relaxase/mobilization nuclease domain-containing protein, encoding MAATRLITMHQNKGKSVAKSLSDRTDYAKNGEKTDHGQYISSYACQAESVDEEFMLSKREYERLTGRHPRGNIIAYQIRQSFKPGEITPEEANQVGYETAMRFTKGNHAFIVATHTDKAHIHNHIIFNSTSLDCTHKFRDFFFVGLALQRLSDIICLEHGLSVIEKKKPSERVKRTTYPEKKSFRDDIRDAIDQVLKEGSAKDFDELLYKLEDAGYEIKRGKHTSLKGKDQKRFIRLRSLGDGYTEDDLKKILAGEMEHAFEDNEKAEKQPKTYQRKKEDHEFDLLIDIQKKLAQGKGNYYVRFAKNFNTKQVAKAVLYLKQHDIRSYDDLEKNVKTATERFTKISASIKEKEKRLAEIQVLKKYIFDYFKTKDVYADYRKCGYSKKFLEEHRQEILIHKAAKSAFDELHLKKLPKVKDLSAEYAEILAEKKKLYGEYRQVKKDMQEIQRAKYDIDQFLKSDEEQKKERVRKHNITR